The Drosophila nasuta strain 15112-1781.00 chromosome 2R, ASM2355853v1, whole genome shotgun sequence genome segment TTCAAAATTAATTCCGCTTGCCAAAAGGGTGAAAAAATATGttacataaattgaaaagtttcttACGACGTCAAAATCATTACTGATTCATTCGATTAAGTTGCAAATgtcaagtttatttttgtttgttttttttttttacattttatattgtttgttttgtgttgattTAATTAGAGTTGGCGGAAAGATATGGTTCGATTGTTGATATCCTGAAGCTCGCGGTAGGTATTGATTAGTGGACGACTCCTTGAGTCTTGCAAGTTCCAAAGTTTAGCGATCTGAGCATTTGGATAATCTAAGACATCTTTGAACACGGTCCAGGTAACTGATTCAGCGCAGTCCGGTGTAGTTAATGAGCCTTTATAAAATTGTGATTGCATGACAATAAAAGCATATTAACGTTTATAGCTTTTCGGCCAGAGAGTACATACCTTGATATGTGTAAAACTCTCCAGTCACAATGTTTCCTAACAATTGTCCCACATTAAACATTCCTGTGATAGTGGTATTGGATTGGTATGGGATAATTCGTGGCAATGCATTAAATACTTTGTTGAGACCATAATGTTGTGAAATTGGTCTTGGGCGAGCTCTGAACATAACTCCCAGGACAGCAAGGCCATCTGAAAACGCACTGGCTTCTCCTACGCTTAAGTTAGCATACCTAGTGTTCTTATGAACAATGTGCATTTCAACATCGTAACGCTCAAAATTGATTGCATGCTCGGAACCCTTGCTGTTGGCAGAACCCCAATGAAAGTGTACACTCTGTGCCTCGAAGACGCCTGGTAGTAAACCGCCACTGATGGATGCGCGTTCTCCTCGTCGTGTTGGTGGCAATACCATGTTCGCTGCAAGTATTCgaaattaatgttttatttttaggaGCATAACAATGAAAGGTGATCGTGTGTATGTTCAAATCAGATCTAGCGAAATGGATGTATTTTGTAATCTTATAATAAATGAGAGATCACACCTGTATGTCCGTTGTTCACTAGCACCAATGGAGTTTGCAGTTGTTGATTGTAGTTTTGGAATCGAATGCGGGGAATAGAGACCACATCGGCCTATTGAGACGGcagaaatacataaaaaatatgcaggtttttttaatgaatgaaCTTTAAAAATCGCAGATTTGAGCACTTCTCTCCATAATCACTTATGGTACTCACATCATcgtaaattaaatcaataggAGATTGTTTTTGCCCACTTGCACAAGTTCCTGTCCAGTCGTTGCCTTGGTTGTCGTAGTTGTACTCTCCAGCAGCAATTTCCAATGCCTCATCAGCCTTCAAATCACTGAGATATTCAGCAGTCAATTCTGCATAGTTGAAAGTTTACGAATGaattaaataagtaattaGTCATAAGTTTAAGAACATACCAAAATCGGCTAGTACACAAGCAAAGCTTAATGctagcaaatgcaaatgcatcaGCCTAAAATCTTTACAATGCTTTAAAAGATTCATTTTTAGagtaaaaatttgttattaaaaatttgctcAAAACACACAATGCACTGACTAACGTTTGCAAGAAGACTGCAGCTTTTATAGAAGCGGGCACAACAATTTATAGGTGCTCTGGCTTTTCAAACTCATCTTCTTTATGCGAGTATATATGCAGATAAGATCACTTCGGTTCGCTTGTTAGGCCTAGTGAATTTGCATAGTAATTGCAACGCGGTTTTACAGTTTGCATTGGGAACCAGCTCAATAATTGACACTGTCGCATCTGCTGTCTTTACATTCTAATTTGCTCTACTATCCTGAACGTAATCGTATTAAAGCCATTGAATTCTTTACTAGCACTGTTATAATAACTAGAAATGAAACGTCCtgtataaacatacatacatatgagcAAACAGGAAACACAATGAACTACAGTTTTCGTGAGTTAATATCTTATTGAATTTGATCGTTAAGTTGTCACATGTCGAGTTGAATGCAATATAACAGGTTTCTATAAAACACATATGCAAAATCATACATTTGCTTAAAATAGAAGAAAGTAAATATGAGGCCCCTATAAGCTCTAAGTTCAATGGATTTTGAtagtaaattcaaaatatatgatttaaatagataaatatatttacatatatatatatatatatatatatatatataaatatttacatatgtatatataacaggtagaatgaggcatctccgaccccataaagtatatatgtatatatattcttgatcagcgacAACAGCCGCGActatctagccatgtccgtctgtccgtctgtaagtctgtctgtttgtttcaattttctgccacacccacttccgctcctgcaaattgacaaaaatcgaataacaagcgaaattttaaagctagagtcgaattttggtaaatataatattaactatagcctttgtgattcctgaaaatttggtggcgatcagataaaaattgtggatgttatttaagaattacttttgtatgggcaaaaacgcctacttactaggggtcttaatcgctttggctgaaaatctggtatattttgcacactatagtatatattgcgagtagtaccatatcaatataccaaatatgtatataatttagtatagTTTTGgtataataccgcaatattttgagaataataccgcaatattttgcttttattcaaaatgggtagcgggtatctcacagtcgtgCACACTCCAGTGTAGCTTTCATAGGACACACGAAGATATACCTTGTTTTTGGTAGGGATCAGATTTTAATATCGATATTattcaagaaaataaaattttgagcAATTAGCACTACAGAGTGACAGTACAACTTGCATATTCctattattatacccgctacccatagggtagaagggtattataactttgtgccggcaggaaatgtttGTAACAGGTAGACGGAGGCATATTCGAccctatgtatatatatttttgatcagcatcaatagccgaaacgatctagtcatgtccgtctgtccgtccgtctgtctggtcgtat includes the following:
- the LOC132784504 gene encoding carbonic anhydrase 2-like; this translates as MNLLKHCKDFRLMHLHLLALSFACVLADFELTAEYLSDLKADEALEIAAGEYNYDNQGNDWTGTCASGQKQSPIDLIYDDADVVSIPRIRFQNYNQQLQTPLVLVNNGHTANMVLPPTRRGERASISGGLLPGVFEAQSVHFHWGSANSKGSEHAINFERYDVEMHIVHKNTRYANLSVGEASAFSDGLAVLGVMFRARPRPISQHYGLNKVFNALPRIIPYQSNTTITGMFNVGQLLGNIVTGEFYTYQGSLTTPDCAESVTWTVFKDVLDYPNAQIAKLWNLQDSRSRPLINTYRELQDINNRTISFRQL